CATCGATCGCTTCAACGGCGGTCTCCGGCCTTTGAGGAGCTTCGTCCTCCCCGGAGGGAGCCCGGCCTCCGCCTGGCTGCACCTGGCGCGCACCGTCTGTCGACGCGCCGAGAGGCGGGTCGTGGCCCTGGAGCGCCAGGATCGTGTGAATCCCCGAGTGATCATCTATCTGAACCGGCTGTCCGACCTCCTGTTCGTGATGGCGCGCCGCGCCAACGACGGCGGCCGGGCCGACGTCCTGTGGGTTCCTGGCGGAGACACGGACACGAAAACGTAATCGCTCACGGCCCTCCCCACGCCGCGCCCGCGGCGTTCCCGCCCCTCCGTTGGACGTTCCGATCCGCAGGCCTATATTGACGATGGCTGACTCGGACAGGCTCGTCTTCGACCGCCGCGTGGCGACACGGATTCTTGGTTCGGAGATTCTCACGACAGGAGCGGATCGATGAAGCGGCCGCTGATCCAGGAGATTCTCAGGCAGTCCGGGCTCGCCGACGAGGCCGGCCTGGCCAGGGCCCTCGAAATCCAGGCGCGCGATGGCGGATCGATCGGCCGGATCCTGTCCGAACTGGGCCTGGCGTCCGAAATCGACGTCGCCCGGGCGGTCGCGAAGGGGCTCGGCCTCGAGTTCGTCGACCTGGCCGAGACGGGGCCGCCCGCCGAGTCGGACCTCTGCCTGCCCGCCGCGTTCTGCCGCCAGCGGAAGGTGCTCCCTCTCGGGGCCCAGGGCCGATCCCTGGGGCTGGCCATGGCCGATCCCCTGGATCACTCCACGATCCAGGACGTGGAGTTCCGGACGAGCAAGTGGATCGTCGCGGCGGTGGCCGCCGAAACCGCCATCATGAAGATGGTGAAGGACCTCTTCCCGGAAGTGCCCGATTCCCGCACGCAGTACGACCTGATGCCCAATGTCGCCCCGGAGGGCGAGCTCGAATCGTCGCACGAAGAGGACTACGAGGTCCTCGATCCGGCCGAGCTGGCGAAGGACGTGCGCCTGCCGCCGATCGTCCGCCTGGTGAACCTGATCCTGACCGACGCGGCCAAGTCGGGAGCGAGCGACATCCACATCGAGCCGCAGGAGGACTCCCTCCTGGTGCGGCAACGGGTGGACGGGATGCTGAGGGACGTGCTGAAGATCCCGAAGCACCTGCAGCTGTCGGTCGTCTCGCGGCTGAAGATCATCTCGGGAATGGACATCGCCGAGCGGCGCAAGCCGCAGGACGGACGCAGCCGGCTGCGCGTCCAGCAGAGGAAGATCGACCTGCGCGTCTCGTCGCTGCCGACCAACTTCGGCGAGAAGGTCGTCATCCGTCTCCTGGACAGCGCCAATGCCCGGATCGAAATGAGCCAGCTGGCGTTCTCGGCGGATCATCTGCGACGGTTCCAGGAGCTGCTGTCGCGTCCCCAGGGGATGATCCTGGTCACGGGCCCCACGGGCAGCGGCAAGACCTCGACGCTCTATGCCTCCCTCAACTGGGTCAAGTCCCCGGTCAAGAACATCATCACGGTCGAGGATCCGATCGAGTACCAGCTCGCGGGGATCAACCAGGTGCAGATCAACACGAAGGCCGGTGTGACCTTCGCCGCCGGCCTGCGCTCCATTCTGCGCCAGGACCCGAACATCGTCCTGGTGGGAGAGATCCGCGACCAGGAGACCGCCGGCATCGCGCTGGAGGCGGCCCAGACAGGGCATCTCATCCTGAGCACCCTGCACACCAACGACGCCCCTTCGTCGATCTCGCGCCTCATCGACCTCGGTATCGAGCCGTTCATGGTCGCCTCCTCCGTCTGCGGCATCCTGGCCCAGCGGCTGACCCGGAGGGTCTGCCAGGATTGCGCGCGCGACGCCGCGCCTGCGGCGGACACCCTGGAGAAAATCGGCCGGGCGGCGACGCCGCCCGGAACGCCCCGCTGGCGGGCCGGCGCAGGCTGCGACGCGTGCGCCCAATCGGGCTACCGCGGACGCGTGGCGATCCACGAGCTGCTCCTGGTCACGGACGAGATCCGCGATCTGATCGGCCGCCGGGCGCCCGAGCACCAGCTTCGCGAGGCGGGGCGACGGGCCGGCATGCGATCGCTCATGGAGGACGGCATCGACAAGGCGGCCCAGGGCCTGACGACCCTCGAGGAAGTGCTGCGCGTGGCCCCTCCGGACGAGGCGAAACCCGGGGCGGGCGTCTGGCACGCCCCCCAGGAGGCACCGTCCCGTCCCGCGCCGGCGGCCGCCTCGCAGTCGTCCGCCACCGGGTCCATGGCCGCCGGCGCCACGTGCCGCGTGCTGGTCGTGGAGGACAGCCCGACGGTGGTCACGGTCATCAAGTACTTCCTGGAAAACGAGGGCTTCGAGGTCCTGGTCGCCGAGGACGGCGTCGCCGGTCTCAAGCTGGCTCAAAGCGCGACGCCTGAGGTCGTGGTGAGCGACCTGAACATGCCGGGCATGGACGGGATCGCCCTCACGAAGGCGTTGCGCGAGGATCCCCGGACGCGCGGTGCGGCCATCATCATTCTGACTTCCGAGACCAGCGTCGAGTCCGAGTCGAAGGGCCTCGAGATCGGCGCCGATGACTACCTCGCCAAGCCGGTCGAGCCGAAGCGCCTGGCCGCCCGCATCAAGGCCCTGCTCGGCCGCGCCCGGGCGCGGCGCGCCGCGGGCGGCTGATGTCACCCCACACCATGGAGCTCCGCCTCGACGGACCGGCTGCCCTCCGCGCCGACGCCCACTTTCGCGAGCACCACGGCAGGATCATCCGGAGGACCGATCGCCTGTTCGCCGGTCTTCTGGCGGCCGAGTGGGCTGGAGGGATCGCCGTCGCGCTCCTGATTTCACCCCTCGCGTGGGCGGGAACCTCGAGCACGTTGCACATCCACCTCTGGGCTGCCCTCCTGCTCGGCGGCGCCATCTCCGCCTTCCCGATCACCCTGGCCCTGATGCGACCCGGGACCCACCTCACCCGGCACGCCATCGCGATCGGCCAGATGCTCTTTGCCGGTCTCCTGATCCATCTCACCGGCGGCCGGATCGAGACGCACTTCATCGTCTTCGGCTCCCTGGCCTTCCTGGCCTTCTACCGCGACTGGCGCGTGCTCATCACCGCGACGGTGGTGGTCGCCCTGGATCATCTGCTGCGCGGCCTGCTGTGGCCCGAGTCGGTGTACGGCGTCCTGTCGGCCAGCATCTGGCGCACGATCGAGCACGCCTGGTGGGTCGTCTTCGAGGACCTATTCCTGATCGCGGCCTGCCTGCAGGGGATCCAGGAGATGCGGGGCATCGCCGGGCGCCGCGCGCAGCTCGAGAGCGTGAACGACCTCGTGGAGACACAGGTCCAGGCCAGGACCGCCGACCTCAGGAAGAGCGAAGACCGTTTCCGCAAATTGAGCGAATCGTCACCGATCGGGATCTTCCAGACCGATGCGGCCGGACGGTGCGTCTATACCAACCCACGCTGGCAGCACCTGACGGGACTGAGCCTGGAGGAGAGCCTCGGGGACGGCTGGAGCCGGGGGATCCATCCGGAAGACCGCGCCAGCGTGTTCGAGGAGTGGGGCGCCTGCGCGCGCGAGGGGCGCGCATTCGACCGCGAGATTCGGTACCAGACTCCGGAGGGGATCGTCCGCGTCGCGCACGTCCGATCGGGGGTGGTCCACGACCTCTCGGGCGCGATCACCGAGCACATCGGCAGCGTCCTGGACGTCACGGAGCGCAAGCAGATCGAAGGGGAAACGCGCAAGGCGCGTGATGCGGCCGAGGCCGCGACCCGTGCGAAGTCGGAGTTCCTGGCCAACATGAGCCACGAGATCCGAACGCCGATGAACGGCGTGATCGGCATGACCGGGCTCCTGATGGACACCGAGCTGACGGCCGACCAGCGCGAGTACGTCCGGATGCTCCGTGGATCGGGCGAGGCTCTCCTGACCCTGGTCAACGACATCCTCGACTTCTCCAAGATCGAGGCGGGCAAGCTCGAGATCGAGATGATCGATTTCGACCTGCACACCGTGGTGCAGGAGGCCGTGAATCTCCTCGCCGAAAAGGCTCACCACAAGAAGCTGGAGCTCGCCTTCCTGGTCCACCCCGAGGTGCCCGGTGCGGTGCGCGGGGATCCGGGCCGCCTGCGCCAGATCCTGATCAACCTGGTCGGCAACGCGATCAAGTTCACGCAGAGCGGCGAGGTGGTCCTGCGCGCCAGGCTGGCCGCGGAGGGGGGGGAGAGCCGGACCATCCGCTTCGAAGTCTCCGACACCGGCATCGGCATCGACGCGGAGTCGCGCGATCGCCTGTTCCAGCCGTTCATGCAGGCCGAGGGATCGACCACGCGCAAGTTCGGAGGGACCGGCCTCGGCCTGGCAATCTCCCGCCAGCTCACCGAGCTGATGGGCGGCCGGATCGGCGTCGAGAGCGAGCCGGACAAGGGGAGCACGTTCTGGTTCACGGTGCGGCTCGAGAATCGTGCCGGAGCCGTCGGGGCCCCGCCACCGCCGCGCGAGAGCTTGCGCGGTCTCCGGCTGCTCGTCGTGGACGACAACACCACGAACCGCCGGATCTTGATGGAGCAGGCCCGCTCGTGGGGAATGATTCCCGAGGAGGCGCCCGGAGGCCGTGAGGCGCTGGGGATCCTCGCCGCCGCCGCGAACAGGGGACAGCGTCACGACCTGGCGATCGTCGACATGCAGATGCCCGAGATGGACGGCCTGCAGCTCGCCCGCGCGATCAAGACCGACCGCCGACTTGCGGACCTGCGGCTGATCATGCTGACCAGCATCGGCATCCGGGGCCATGCCGCCGAAGCGCACCGGGCCGGCTACGCCGGATACCTCACCAAGCCGTCGGGGCAGTCGCAGCTCTACGACTGCATCGCCACGGTCATGACGGGCGATACGGCGGGCATCCCGGCCGGCGGGGCCGAGGCCGCGGCGGGCGGCACGGTGGCTGTCGCAACAGGCGGCCAGGCGGTCCAGCGCCCGCTGGTCACACGCCACAGCCTCAAGGAGGCCAAGGCGCAGGGCCAGAGACGCGTCCTGGTAGCGGACGACAACGAGACGAACCAGATGGTCGCGGTCCAGATTCTGCGCCGGCTCGGCTACCACGCCGAGGTCGCCGCGAACGGCGCTGAGGCGCTGGAAGCGTTTCGCACGATGCCCTTCGACCTGATCCTGATGGATTGCCAGATGCCTCAGATGGACGGCTTCGAAGCGACCCGGGCCATCCGGGAGGCGGAGAGGATCACGGGGCGGCACATGCCGATCGTTGCGGCCACGGCGAACGCCATGCGCGGCGACCGCGAGAAGTGCCTGGCCACCGGCATGGACGACTATCTCCCCAAGCCCGTGAAGATGGAGGACCTGAAGACCACGCTGGAGCGCTGGATCCCGCCGCGGCCGGCGGCCAACACCGGTTCCCAGTCCGCGCGCCCGGCGCGCTCCCCCTCGGACGGGAAGGCTCCCGCCGATCGGAAGCCCGCTTCCCCATCCAGGTCGGGCTCCGGGAAGAAAAAGAAAGGCCGGCCCGGCAACCCCCTCGATCCGGAAGTGTTCGGCCAGTTGCGGCAGGCCGACGGGGGGCATGGCGGATTTCTCGCCATGCTCATCGACAAGTTTTTCGAGGAGGCCCCCGCGCGCCTGGCGACGTTGAGCGACGCAGCCCTTCGAGGGGACAGGGAAGCGCTGGTCAAGGCGGCCCACAGCCTCAAGGGCAGCTCCGGTACCCTCGGTGCACGCGAGCTGTCCGAAATGTGCGCCGGCCTTGAGGAATGCGGGAAGGCCGGCAGGTTGAACGAGGCCGGGCTCCGCCTTTCGGCGATTCAGAAGGAGTACGACCGGGTCCGCAAGGCCCTGGACGCCGAGCGCCCGAGCGGCGCGGCCGGGCGCCGGTCGGCCTGAGCCAGGCTCGGCGTCCCGGCAGGACTCAGCGCTGGCAGCCCGGGCAGTAGAAGGTGCTGCGCCCGGCCTGGACGATGCGGCGGATCGGACCGCCGCACCGCCCGCACGGCTTCCCCTTCCGGTCGTAGACGCGCAGCGAGATCGCGAAGTAGCCCGCGTCCCCGTCCGCGTTCAGAAAATCCCGCAGCGTCGTCCCTCCGGCGGAGATCGCCTCGTTCAGGACCTCCCGCAGGCTGGCGACCAGCCGCCCCCAGCCCGGAAGTCCGATCCGCCCGATCGCCCGTCTCGGGCCGATCCCGGCCCGGTGGAGCGCCTCGCAGGCATAGATGTTCCCCACGCCCGCGATGGCGCGGGTGTCCATGAGGAAGTTCTTCACCGGCTTGGCCCGGCCCCTCCCGGCGCGGAACAGGAGTTCCGCATTCACGCCGTCCTCGAGCGGCTCCGGGCCGAGGCCCTTCAGCCGCGGGTGGCCGGAGAGCCGGTCGCTGCGCACGACCTCCAGGAGCCCGAAGCGGCGGGTGTCGGCGTAGCGCAGCTCGCGGCCGTCGTCGAGCGCGAGAACCACGTGCTCGTGCGGCCGGCGCGGCCGGCCGGCGTCACAGACCCAGATCTGCCCCGTCATGCCCAGGTGGACCAGCAGGGTCAGGCCGGCGTCGGTGTCGAGCAG
This sequence is a window from Candidatus Polarisedimenticolia bacterium. Protein-coding genes within it:
- a CDS encoding ATPase, T2SS/T4P/T4SS family, with the translated sequence MKRPLIQEILRQSGLADEAGLARALEIQARDGGSIGRILSELGLASEIDVARAVAKGLGLEFVDLAETGPPAESDLCLPAAFCRQRKVLPLGAQGRSLGLAMADPLDHSTIQDVEFRTSKWIVAAVAAETAIMKMVKDLFPEVPDSRTQYDLMPNVAPEGELESSHEEDYEVLDPAELAKDVRLPPIVRLVNLILTDAAKSGASDIHIEPQEDSLLVRQRVDGMLRDVLKIPKHLQLSVVSRLKIISGMDIAERRKPQDGRSRLRVQQRKIDLRVSSLPTNFGEKVVIRLLDSANARIEMSQLAFSADHLRRFQELLSRPQGMILVTGPTGSGKTSTLYASLNWVKSPVKNIITVEDPIEYQLAGINQVQINTKAGVTFAAGLRSILRQDPNIVLVGEIRDQETAGIALEAAQTGHLILSTLHTNDAPSSISRLIDLGIEPFMVASSVCGILAQRLTRRVCQDCARDAAPAADTLEKIGRAATPPGTPRWRAGAGCDACAQSGYRGRVAIHELLLVTDEIRDLIGRRAPEHQLREAGRRAGMRSLMEDGIDKAAQGLTTLEEVLRVAPPDEAKPGAGVWHAPQEAPSRPAPAAASQSSATGSMAAGATCRVLVVEDSPTVVTVIKYFLENEGFEVLVAEDGVAGLKLAQSATPEVVVSDLNMPGMDGIALTKALREDPRTRGAAIIILTSETSVESESKGLEIGADDYLAKPVEPKRLAARIKALLGRARARRAAGG
- a CDS encoding response regulator, whose protein sequence is MELRLDGPAALRADAHFREHHGRIIRRTDRLFAGLLAAEWAGGIAVALLISPLAWAGTSSTLHIHLWAALLLGGAISAFPITLALMRPGTHLTRHAIAIGQMLFAGLLIHLTGGRIETHFIVFGSLAFLAFYRDWRVLITATVVVALDHLLRGLLWPESVYGVLSASIWRTIEHAWWVVFEDLFLIAACLQGIQEMRGIAGRRAQLESVNDLVETQVQARTADLRKSEDRFRKLSESSPIGIFQTDAAGRCVYTNPRWQHLTGLSLEESLGDGWSRGIHPEDRASVFEEWGACAREGRAFDREIRYQTPEGIVRVAHVRSGVVHDLSGAITEHIGSVLDVTERKQIEGETRKARDAAEAATRAKSEFLANMSHEIRTPMNGVIGMTGLLMDTELTADQREYVRMLRGSGEALLTLVNDILDFSKIEAGKLEIEMIDFDLHTVVQEAVNLLAEKAHHKKLELAFLVHPEVPGAVRGDPGRLRQILINLVGNAIKFTQSGEVVLRARLAAEGGESRTIRFEVSDTGIGIDAESRDRLFQPFMQAEGSTTRKFGGTGLGLAISRQLTELMGGRIGVESEPDKGSTFWFTVRLENRAGAVGAPPPPRESLRGLRLLVVDDNTTNRRILMEQARSWGMIPEEAPGGREALGILAAAANRGQRHDLAIVDMQMPEMDGLQLARAIKTDRRLADLRLIMLTSIGIRGHAAEAHRAGYAGYLTKPSGQSQLYDCIATVMTGDTAGIPAGGAEAAAGGTVAVATGGQAVQRPLVTRHSLKEAKAQGQRRVLVADDNETNQMVAVQILRRLGYHAEVAANGAEALEAFRTMPFDLILMDCQMPQMDGFEATRAIREAERITGRHMPIVAATANAMRGDREKCLATGMDDYLPKPVKMEDLKTTLERWIPPRPAANTGSQSARPARSPSDGKAPADRKPASPSRSGSGKKKKGRPGNPLDPEVFGQLRQADGGHGGFLAMLIDKFFEEAPARLATLSDAALRGDREALVKAAHSLKGSSGTLGARELSEMCAGLEECGKAGRLNEAGLRLSAIQKEYDRVRKALDAERPSGAAGRRSA
- the mutM gene encoding bifunctional DNA-formamidopyrimidine glycosylase/DNA-(apurinic or apyrimidinic site) lyase, which codes for MPELPEIETIRRGLGPLLIGRRVQGIVVRDDRLREPIKRRGLLRLRGARVEAIRRRSKYLLLDTDAGLTLLVHLGMTGQIWVCDAGRPRRPHEHVVLALDDGRELRYADTRRFGLLEVVRSDRLSGHPRLKGLGPEPLEDGVNAELLFRAGRGRAKPVKNFLMDTRAIAGVGNIYACEALHRAGIGPRRAIGRIGLPGWGRLVASLREVLNEAISAGGTTLRDFLNADGDAGYFAISLRVYDRKGKPCGRCGGPIRRIVQAGRSTFYCPGCQR